In Paenibacillus sonchi, a single genomic region encodes these proteins:
- a CDS encoding glycosyltransferase domain-containing protein yields the protein MEQNKIIYQSDVGTSVGQINKNKVVVYTAITANYDNLYEPRYKSDKFDYVCFTDNPDIKSNFWKIIPLPHHNLDSTRKARYVKILPHLFFQDYNYSVWVDANITIVGDLYELLQSYLKESSLVFFRHSDGRNCIYQEAEACIRRNKDDKNVILAQAERYEKRDIQKIMVLFLLE from the coding sequence ATGGAGCAAAACAAAATAATATATCAATCTGATGTAGGTACTTCAGTCGGTCAAATTAATAAAAATAAAGTTGTCGTTTATACTGCTATCACAGCTAATTATGACAATCTTTATGAACCCCGGTATAAATCCGATAAATTTGATTATGTATGCTTTACTGACAATCCGGATATAAAGTCAAATTTTTGGAAAATAATACCACTACCACATCATAATCTTGATTCGACAAGAAAGGCAAGATATGTAAAAATACTACCTCACTTGTTTTTTCAAGACTATAACTACAGTGTATGGGTAGATGCAAATATTACTATCGTTGGAGATCTATACGAGTTGCTGCAAAGTTATTTGAAGGAATCTTCTCTTGTCTTTTTTAGGCACTCTGATGGAAGAAACTGTATATATCAAGAAGCAGAAGCTTGCATACGGAGAAACAAAGATGACAAAAATGTCATTCTTGCCCAAGCTGAAAGATATGAAAAGAGAGATATCCAGAAAATAATGGTCTTATTTCTACTGGAGTAA
- a CDS encoding nucleotide sugar dehydrogenase, protein MEKNSPYSNLKEKLISLKAKVGVIGLGYVGMPLAIELSKKGYQVYGIDINVEKISRLKNMDFYISGVNKEDLHEVINSKKFIPTNDFSVISSLDSINICVPTPLTKDDIPDMSYINSVVEEIKQYMHKELLIILESTTYPGTTEELIEYELTKKGYKAGEDYFLCFSPERVDPGNGKYNTKNIPKVIGGKTQLCTEIATLLYKDAIQSLVTVSSPKIAEMSKLLENTFRSVNIAFINEMAMLCEKLEINIWEVIKAASTKPFGFMPFSPGPGIGGHCIPLDPMYLSWKARELNFYSRFIELAHEINHYMPEYVLNKVEIALNNVNKSVRNSKILLLGMAYKPNIDDLRESPSLSIYHTLKEMGALVEYNDPYATQFTDNEGNIVHSIELDHQNLRNFDCIILLTNHNVYNYQEISENSNLIIDTRNAFKNIDTPNIVRIGDSPQVAELHSA, encoded by the coding sequence TTGGAGAAGAACTCACCATATTCTAATTTAAAAGAAAAATTAATTTCTCTAAAGGCTAAAGTTGGCGTAATTGGACTTGGCTATGTAGGGATGCCATTAGCAATTGAATTATCAAAAAAAGGTTACCAAGTTTATGGAATTGATATTAATGTAGAAAAAATCAGTAGATTAAAGAACATGGATTTCTATATTTCAGGAGTAAATAAAGAAGATTTACACGAAGTGATAAACAGTAAAAAATTTATTCCTACAAATGATTTTTCAGTAATTTCATCTTTGGATTCTATTAACATTTGTGTTCCTACTCCTTTAACAAAGGATGACATCCCGGATATGTCGTATATAAATTCAGTAGTTGAAGAAATAAAACAATATATGCATAAAGAATTACTCATTATTTTAGAAAGTACTACTTATCCGGGTACAACAGAGGAATTGATCGAATATGAATTGACAAAAAAAGGATATAAAGCTGGTGAGGATTATTTTCTTTGTTTTTCCCCAGAAAGAGTAGATCCTGGTAATGGCAAATATAATACAAAAAACATACCAAAAGTAATTGGAGGAAAAACACAATTATGTACTGAAATAGCAACCTTGTTATATAAGGATGCCATTCAATCACTTGTGACTGTTTCTTCCCCTAAGATAGCCGAAATGAGTAAGCTTTTAGAAAATACATTTCGCAGTGTGAATATTGCATTTATTAATGAAATGGCGATGTTATGCGAAAAATTAGAAATAAATATATGGGAAGTAATTAAAGCAGCGAGTACAAAACCCTTTGGTTTTATGCCATTTTCTCCTGGCCCTGGTATTGGAGGACACTGCATTCCTCTTGACCCTATGTACTTATCGTGGAAAGCAAGAGAATTAAACTTTTATAGCCGTTTCATTGAATTAGCACATGAAATAAATCATTATATGCCGGAGTATGTGTTAAATAAGGTTGAAATAGCACTTAATAATGTTAATAAATCTGTCAGAAACTCTAAAATATTATTACTAGGCATGGCGTATAAGCCGAATATTGATGATTTACGGGAATCTCCTAGTCTTTCTATCTATCATACATTAAAAGAAATGGGCGCTTTAGTTGAATACAATGATCCTTATGCAACCCAGTTTACAGATAATGAAGGAAATATTGTACATTCAATTGAATTGGATCATCAAAATCTTCGTAATTTTGACTGTATTATCTTATTAACAAACCATAATGTTTATAACTACCAAGAGATTTCGGAAAATTCTAACTTAATTATAGATACAAGAAATGCCTTTAAAAATATAGATACACCTAACATTGTAAGGATCGGAGATTCTCCCCAGGTTGCTGAGCTTCATTCAGCATAA
- a CDS encoding glycosyltransferase domain-containing protein has product MDAWWNEVENFSKRDQMSFNYIAWKYNTPFSILDDYIRDNKYFKWRIHDHQTNQKKSLI; this is encoded by the coding sequence ATGGACGCTTGGTGGAATGAAGTTGAAAACTTCAGTAAAAGAGATCAGATGAGCTTTAATTATATCGCTTGGAAGTATAATACCCCTTTTTCTATTCTCGATGACTATATTAGGGATAATAAATACTTCAAATGGAGAATTCACGATCATCAGACAAATCAAAAAAAATCTTTGATCTAA
- a CDS encoding glycosyltransferase, with translation MKILFITSGFRAVYYFFEQSIVEAFQNAGHDCEPFTLNMGLNALQLMKESLQPDLIVAMGGLKISKPILEFLKQTKVKSAIWMTEDPYYMDWTIPLITYFDYIFTIDQAALEQYKRLGHPHVYHLPLGTDPAMYRSTPVSEEFTSDICLVGVPYSNRIELIEFLLQRTDYQIQIVGRGWGKYNNEWTKNLYRGLDLVNAWVRPETVVNYYNGSKIVLNIHRPSHEKYNKNRMGIIAKSINNRTFDAASCEAFQLIDSKEELVNHFEEGKEIVSFEDKHDLLEKIHYYIAHDEERKRMAKKARQRVLTSHTFQHRIDHLLMKVQS, from the coding sequence ATGAAAATTTTATTCATTACTTCAGGTTTTAGGGCAGTTTATTACTTTTTTGAACAAAGTATAGTAGAAGCCTTTCAGAATGCAGGTCACGATTGTGAACCTTTTACCCTAAATATGGGTTTAAATGCATTACAACTTATGAAAGAATCTTTACAGCCAGATCTTATTGTAGCAATGGGCGGTTTGAAAATTTCCAAGCCTATACTGGAATTCTTAAAGCAAACCAAAGTAAAGTCGGCCATTTGGATGACGGAAGATCCTTATTATATGGATTGGACCATTCCGCTGATCACTTATTTTGACTACATTTTTACCATCGATCAAGCTGCATTAGAACAATATAAAAGACTCGGGCATCCACACGTATATCATCTTCCTCTGGGAACAGATCCAGCAATGTATCGTTCCACACCGGTCTCTGAAGAGTTTACAAGTGATATTTGTTTAGTAGGAGTACCCTATAGCAATCGGATTGAGCTTATTGAATTCTTGTTACAGAGAACAGACTATCAAATTCAAATCGTTGGGAGAGGGTGGGGCAAGTATAATAATGAATGGACCAAAAATTTATATCGGGGTTTAGATTTAGTGAATGCTTGGGTAAGGCCTGAAACCGTTGTGAATTATTATAATGGTTCTAAAATTGTTTTAAATATCCACCGCCCTTCCCATGAGAAATACAATAAAAACCGTATGGGTATTATTGCTAAAAGTATCAACAATCGTACCTTTGATGCTGCCAGTTGTGAAGCATTTCAACTTATTGATTCTAAAGAAGAGCTGGTAAATCATTTTGAGGAAGGAAAGGAAATTGTTTCTTTTGAAGATAAGCATGATTTACTTGAGAAGATTCATTATTATATTGCACACGACGAAGAACGCAAACGGATGGCCAAAAAAGCAAGACAACGCGTGTTGACTTCACACACCTTTCAACATCGAATCGATCATTTGCTGATGAAGGTTCAATCTTAA